One region of Culex pipiens pallens isolate TS chromosome 2, TS_CPP_V2, whole genome shotgun sequence genomic DNA includes:
- the LOC120429720 gene encoding uncharacterized protein LOC120429720: MNRPIQTMLMRKLSGELPLTPRQQQRPQESALQSLHRQHLSTLGNRGKTSDLFCIFHQVQESGLAAAIAWPEDPPKSNEKAAELLAQGDELMALDNVFRHDEAVRRYNESLCWAEQGSEVMALGYAARAKVCLENEEYEFALYNVALARKQPNCSPDLLEELATCETKCREQIAEGKSFANAPFARLPMRLEPNPRIPFMAKGLAMKQDPDYGRCLFPDDEIFRPGDVLMEEEALVAMNDPKFRLVNCNYCTEMKAFQLIPCPGCCSVMYCSEECLEKDGQGGHRFECGIGEKLNYLHTSNAIGPRMFFTGLTLFNDDVVEMRKFCESHKRSGANPLDLDYRNIDGLELEKFKNFHQVKFPNFDANQRRQFAFAACLYQQAYLKHPLVQSLFVTEPNRKFMLRYFYDYIQALAYLNVTHWNKAVNSFFPIASICNHSCEPDAILTGGTRTAKLIALRILDPNDQIFITYGPNWFRDFPNKPHGTRAQLSFDCICKVCNPIERNFWVQMGCPFGPKALKHFQIVLSIIADSRAPHAAKLNMMQQFVEKFDVDYPNDELCSILASYLDGLRKASVERGLVLARSEARERADKML; the protein is encoded by the exons ATGAATCGTCCAATTCAAACCATGTTGATGCGCAAACTGAGCGGCGAGCTACCGTTGACGCCAAGGCAACAGCAGAGACCCCAGGAGAGCGCCCTGCAATCGCTGCACCGTCAGCATCTATCCACCTTGGGCAATCGTGGCAAAACGAGCGACCTGTTTTGCATCTTCCACCAGGTGCAAGAATCGGGACTCGCCGCGGCGATCGCGTGGCCCGAAGATCCGCCCAAGAGCAACGAGAAGGCCGCGGAACTGCTCGCCCAGGGCGATGAGCTGATGGCGCTGGATAACGTTTTTCGCCACGACGAGGCCGTCCGGAGGTACAACGAGAGTCTGTGCTGGGCCGAGCAGGGGTCCGAGGTGATGGCGTTGGGGTATGCGGCAAG AGCCAAAGTCTGCCTAGAAAACGAAGAGTACGAGTTTGCGCTGTACAATGTTGCCCTGGCGCGCAAGCAGCCCAATTGTTCGCCGGACCTGCTCGAAGAGCTGGCCACGTGCGAGACCAAATGCCGCGAGCAGATCGCCGAAGGCAAATCGTTCGCAAACGCGCCCTTCGCTCGCCTTCCGATGCGCCTCGAGCCCAACCCACGAATTCCGTTTATGGCCAAGGGTCTCGCGATGAAGCAAGATCCGGACTACGGCCGATGTCTGTTTCCCGACGATGAAATTTTCCGACCGGGGGACGTTCTGATGGAGGAGGAGGCCCTCGTCGCGATGAACGATCCCAAGTTTCGGCTGGTCAATTGTAACTACTGCACGGAGATGAAGGCCTTCCAGCTGATTCCGTGTCCGGGCTGTTGCTCGGTGATGTACTGCAGCGAGGAGTGCTTGGAGAAGGATGGCCAAGGTGGGCACCGGTTCGAGTGTGGTATTGGAGAGAAGCTGAACTACCTGCACACGTCGAACGCCATTGGCCCGCGGATGTTCTTCACCGGGTTGACGCTGTTCAACGATGACGTCGTTGAGATGCGAAAGTTCTGCGAGTCGCACAAGCGATCCGGAGCGAACCCGTTGGATCTGGACTACCGCAACATCGACGGGTTGGAGCTAGAGAAGTTCAAGAACTTTCACCAGGTCAAGTTCCCGAACTTTGACGCCAATCAGCGTAGACAGTTTGCCTTCGCCGCGTGTCTCTATCAACAAGCATACCTCAAGCACCCCCTCGTGCAGTCGCTGTTCGTAACAGAACCCAACCGGAAGTTCATGCTGCGTTACTTCTACGACTACATCCAAGCCCTCGCTTACCTCAACGTGACCCACTGGAACAAAGCCGTCAACTCGTTCTTCCCCATCGCCTCGATCTGTAACCACTCCTGCGAACCGGATGCCATCCTAACCGGCGGAACGCGCACCGCCAAGCTGATCGCCCTCAGAATTCTCGATCCGAACGATCAAATCTTCATAACGTACGGACCGAACTGGTTCCGCGACTTCCCGAACAAACCGCACGGAACGCGCGCTCAACTCAG ctTCGATTGCATCTGCAAGGTGTGCAATCCGATCGAACGTAACTTCTGGGTTCAGATGGGCTGTCCGTTTGGTCCGAAAGCGCTCAAGCACTTTCAGATTGTGCTTAGTATCATCGCCGATTCGCGGGCACCGCACGCGGCCAAGCTGAACATGATGCAGCAGTTTGTGGAAAAGTTTGACGTCGACTATCCGAACGACGAGCTTTGCTCCATCTTAGCGAGCTATTTGGACGGGCTGCGGAAGGCTTCCGTGGAGAGGGGGTTGGTGCTGGCGCGGAGTGAGGCGCGGGAACGGGCGGATAAGATGCTGTGA
- the LOC120428727 gene encoding zinc finger protein Xfin-like: MASEQSTDSNMVLQYPVTVKEEPQSLPKDDNRIPAIYSGTVVTKEELILEDDYLDNEEDEDMEVDSQTESFGEGFRCNICQETFLDQEMLSQHLLILCDKQYERFIDVELLNKDGVIKCTKCRKPFKVFTAARFHFENHMTLEKFRYECDVCYLGFGTKAIYLKHMMTHKKNVELSLLKYQCHHCDEVYTDRATFREHLERHESLNAGKYKCETCSSFYTTKSDLKRHELSFHKKLSAICRDACEESPDVPLHCKRCDIQFDSKKAFNAHIRWLQTNDERLQKTAKDSASAEPMAVEVSSLNFQCTKCDKRFETAEALKKHAKTHSIYINKSGMLVMVSEREYKCTQCDKIFNNKVSASEHVRNHLVRLKGTYQCKTCKLRCISERRLRIHMKMHEKAQSLSKKRDEMTSEQPVDKVQASVVVKQEPQTTVEVSVKEEPDAVVVKAEPLEPEASSIKEEFIIEEISQEEPVQPSTDGHLECTQCGRKFSKQHLLQNHIRDHRNLETERYKCEVCGKCFPKKGNLDIHKKIHKRGTRYECQTCHEKFTNHMGLMKHERVHEMDPKYVELLDNIPQDETGNWRCVMCEAKFPLRTAAYGHLRRHISRLEDTFLCKICGLRCTRKSTYRAHMQMHESWNELAEQPPDNAGESEGELPNPDVVCEKGEVPLHCKTCDKFFLTKRDLHVHVQKSEIRFLKLKLAAEKGIKVDDKESKSNKISDLI; encoded by the exons ATGGCGTCAGAACAATCAACCGACTCGAATATGGTTCTACAATATCCGGTCACCGTGAAAGAGGAACCACAATCTTTGCCAAAAGACGACAATCGCATCCCAGCCATCTACAGCGGAACGGTGGTGACCAAGGAGGAACTTATACTGGAAGATGACTACCTAGACAACGAGGAGGATGAGGATATGGAGGTGGACTCCCAAACCGAATCTTTCGGCGAAGGATTCAGGTGCAACATATGTCAGGAGACGTTCCTGGATCAAGAAATGCTATCACAGCACTTGCTAATTCTCTGTGATAAGCAGTACGAGCGTTTCATAGACGTTGAACTGTTGAATAAGGATGGGGTGATAAAATGTACCAAGTGTAGAAAACCTTTCAAAGTGTTTACGGCAGCTCGGTTTCACTTTGAAAACCACATGACGTTGGAAAAGTTTAGATACGAGTGCGACGTGTGTTATTTG ggATTTGGCACAAAAGCCATTTATTTGAAGCACATGATGACTCACAAGAAGAATGTCGAACTGTCCCTTCTGAAGTATCAGTGCCATCATTGCGACGAAGTTTACACGGATCGAGCAACGTTTAGGGAACATCTGGAAAGACATGAGTCTCTTAACGCGGGCAAATACAAATGCGAAACTTGTTCATCG TTCTACACCACCAAAAGCGATCTGAAAAGACACGAACTGAGCTTTCACAAGAAGTTGTCCGCGATCTGCCGCGATGCCTGCGAGGAGTCGCCGGATGTGCCGCTGCACTGCAAACGGTGTGACATCCAGTTCGATTCGAAGAAGGCGTTCAACGCGCACATTCGGTGGCTCCAAACCAATGACGAACGGCTCCAAAAGACGGCTAAAGATTCGGCATCTGCCGAGCCGATGGCAGTCGAGGTCAGCTCGTTAAATTTCCAATGCACCAAATGCGACAAACGATTTGAAACTGCAGAAGCTCTTAAGAAgcatgcaaaaactcacagcaTATACATTAATAAGTCGGGAATGCTGGTTATGGTCAGCGAACGCGAGTACAAATGTACCCAATGTGATAAAATATTCAACAACAAGGTTTCGGCAAGTGAACACGTCCGTAATCACCTTGTCCGGTTAAAGGGAACGTATCAGTGTAAAACATGCAAATTG CGGTGCATTTCTGAGCGTCGTTTGAGGATCCACATGAAAATGCACGAAAAAGCtcaaagtttatcaaaaaaacgTGACGAGATGACATCGGAACAACCCGTCGATAAGGTTCAAGCTTCCGTTGTGGTGAAGCAAGAACCGCAGACAACCGTCGAAGTCTCTGTAAAGGAAGAACCGGATGCCGTTGTAGTGAAGGCCGAACCGCTCGAACCGGAAGCCAGCTCGATAAAGGAAGAATTCATCATCGAAGAAATCTCCCAAGAGGAACCGGTTCAACCATCAACGGATGGCCACTTGGAGTGTACTCAGTGCGGTCGCAAATTTTCGAAGCAGCATTTGCTGCAAAATCACATACGAGACCATAGGAACTTGGAGACGGAGCGGTACAAGTGTGAAGTGTGCGGGAAG TGCTTCCCGAAGAAAGGCAATCTCGATATACACAAAAAGATTCACAAAAGAGGAACTCGCTATGAATGCCAGACATGCCACGAG AAATTCACCAACCACATGGGTCTGATGAAGCACGAACGGGTCCATGAGATGGACCCCAAGTACGTGGAACTCCTGGACAACATACCACAGGACGAGACCGGAAACTGGCGCTGCGTCATGTGCGAAGCGAAATTTCCGCTTCGAACAGCTGCGTATGGGCATTTAAGGAGGCACATTAGTAGATTAGAGGACACATTTTTGTGCAAAATATGTGGTCTG CGATGTACCAGAAAGTCAACGTATAGAGCGCACATGCAAATGCACGAGAGCTGGAACGAGCTGGCGGAGCAGCCGCCCGACAATGCAGGTGAAAGCGAAGGGGAGCTGCCCAATCCGGACGTTGTTTGCGAGAAGGGCGAGGTGCCACTGCACTGCAAAACTTGCGACAAGTTTTTCCTCACGAAACGTGACCTGCACGTGCACGTGCAGAAATCGGAGATTCGCTTTCTAAAG ttgaaGTTAGCTGCCGAAAAAGGAATCAAAGTCGACGATAAAGAATCGAAATCGAACAAGATCAGTGATTtgatttag
- the LOC120429158 gene encoding serrate RNA effector molecule homolog isoform X1, protein MGDSDDEYDRKRRDKFRGERGSAGDSYPRGADRSERSRGRDDWPERGRPRQDYRDYRPPPRDRGYSPVREGPPMKRMRGEGWGDEGRGGRFGGHDSYGMYGGYGGGHDHYGGMHGGGGGGPYGHPAPMHQREPQSSGDMQTQPCMMTLKQFLATQDDAISDSEAIQKYNDYKLEFKRQQLNEFFVAHKDEEWFKIKYHPEESQKRKDEQFGFLKRRCDVFCEVLELGEVAKVTVDTSQADPLLRLLDTVVIKLEGGTDEDLKVLDEKPPPPVVPDVPTLKSLLPEKPKLEIKREPLDDGIKKEKISIKEEKMEEEKDGAEESAKDGVEKEGEVEGEKEAEEKGVGEEQVGEAEVAKGAEEEEDSTRKKDRRKRSRSDSNSSSSSSSSSSSSDSEDEKEKEKKDEEEGVKEGQVEGEPAAEKPVDEDETPKSPKAVEEPEAAESNGHKSGDEEAGRKDDEPEKMDTEEVGAAAAVAPEETPAEADKEGEAEKDKEAGEKSGAQGEATETVDLVKDSNTSSSPRALHRTSSIFLRNLAPSITKLEVEAMCKRYNGFLRVAIADPLLERRWFRRGWVTFRRDVNIKEICWNLNNIRLRDCELGAIVNKDLSRRVRPVNGITCHKMIVRSDIKLCAKIAHNLDDKAGLWKDSTEDNNGGQGEKNGEFFGLNSKNPVLQNITDYLIEEASAEEDELLGLSEAEAKKTTDGELVERDAQLLEVLDKLILYLRVVHSVDFYNHCEYPYEDEMPNRCGIIHARGPAPQNKVTTNELQEYVRTFEGKMGSFLARVSTLEEEEMKKLGAKDCEAEVEKFIQANTQELAKDKWLCPLSGKKFKGPDFVRKHIFNKHGEKVDEVRKEVEYFNNYLKDAKRPQLPEHPGNTKKAAGDHGAPSGGGYRQPYGMSHGYAPMYSAYAPPMMAPRGRPGFGRGGSDSMVDVRRPIVAYSDLDSASFSDSFF, encoded by the exons ATGGGCGATTCCGACGACGAGTACGACCGCAAGCGGCGCGACAAGTTCCGCGGCGAGCGCGGCAGTGCCGGTGACAGCTACCCGCGCGGAGCGGACCGTTCGGAGCGATCGCGCGGCCGAGACGATTGGCCGGAGCG TGGACGACCCCGGCAAGACTACCGTGACTATCGGCCACCGCCGCGGGACCGCGGCTACTCGCCGGTGCGCGAGGGTCCTCCGATGAAGCGGATGCGCGGCGAAGGCTGGGGTGACGAGGGACGGGGTGGCCGCTTCGGGGGTCACGACTCGTACGGGATGTACGGAGGTTATGGCGGAGGCCACGACCACTACGGTGGGATGCACGGGGGTGGCGGTGGCGGCCCGTACGGCCATCCGGCGCCGATGCATCAGAG GGAACCGCAATCCTCCGGCGACATGCAAACCCAGCCGTGCATGATGACGCTGAAGCAGTTCCTGGCCACCCAGGACGATGCCATCTCGGACTCGGAGGCGATCCAGAAGTACAACGACTACAAGCTCGAGTTCAAGCGCCAACAGTTGAACGAGTTCTTTGTGGCTCACAAAGACGAGGAATG GTTCAAGATCAAGTACCATCCGGAGGAATCGCAAAAACGAAAGgacgagcagtttggcttcttAAAG CGCCGCTGCGACGTCTTCTGCGAGGTGCTGGAGCTGGGCGAGGTCGCCAAGGTCACGGTGGACACGAGCCAGGCCGATCCGCTGCTCCGCCTGCTGGACACCGTCGTCATCAAGCTCGAGGGCGGCACCGACGAGGACCTGAAGGTGCTGGACGAGAAGCCCCCGCCGCCGGTGGTTCCGGATGTTCCGACGCTCAAATCGCTGCTGCCCGAGAAGCCCAAGCTGGAGATCAAGCGGGAACCGCTGGACGACGGGATAAAGAAGGAGAAGATTTCGATCAAGGAGGAAAAGATGGAGGAGGAGAAGGACGGGGCGGAGGAGAGCGCAAAGGATGGGGTTGAGAAAGAGGGGGAGGTGGAGGGGGAGAAGGAGGCGGAGGAGAAGGGGGTTGGGGAGGAGCAAGTTGGGGAAGCGGAAGTGGCGAAAGGAGCCGAGGAGGAAGAGGATTCTACGAGAAAGAAGGATCGTAGAAAGCGCAGCCGGTCGGATTCCAACTCCAGCTCGTCGAGTTCGTCCAGTTCGAGTTCGAGCGACTCCGAGGATGAGAAGGAAAAGGAGAAAAAGGACGAGGAAGAGGGGGTAAAGGAGGGTCAAGTGGAGGGAGAGCCTGCCGCTGAGAAGCCGGTTGACGAGGATGAAACTCCGAAGAGTCCGAAGGCGGTTGAGGAACCGGAAGCGGCTGAGAGCAACGGGCACAAGAGTGGGGATGAAGAAGCTGGCAGGAAGGATGACGAGCCGGAGAAGATGGACACTGAAGAGGTTGGAGCTGCTGCTGCGGTGGCACCGGAGGAGACTCCGGCTGAGGCGGACAAGGAAGGTGAAGCGGAAAAAGACAAGGAAGCCGGTGAGAAGAGTGGTGCGCAGGGAGAAGCTACGGAGACGGTTGATTTGGTCAAGGACAGCAATACTTCTAGCAGTCCGCGTGCGCTGCATCGAACGAGTTCGATTTTCCTGCGGAATTTGGCCCCGTCAATCACGAAACTGGAGGTTGAAGCCATGTGCAAGCGTTACAACGGATTTCTGCGGGTTGCGATCGCCGACCCGCTGCTGGAGCGACGTTGGTTCCGGCGTGGGTGGGTCACGTTCCGGCGCGATGTCAACATTAAGGAGATTTGCTGGAATTTGAACAACATCCGGCTGCGGGACTGCGAGTTGGGAGCGATCGTCAACAAGGACTTGAGCAGGCGGGTTCGCCCGGTGAACGGCATCACGTGCCACAAGATGATCGTCCGAAGTGACATTAAGCTGTGCGCCAAGATTGCGCACAATTTGGACGACAAGGCCGGTCTGTGGAAGGACTCGACGGAGGATAATAACGGAGGTCAAGGAGAAAAGAATGGAGAGTTCTTCGGTCTCAACTCGAAGAACCCTGTTCTGCAGAACATCACCGACTACCTGATCGAGGAAGCTTCCGCCGAGGAGGACGAACTGCTGGGACTGTCGGAGGCCGAGGCCAAGAAGACCACCGACGGCGAACTCGTCGAACGCGACGCCCAGCTGCTCGAAGTTCTGGACAAGCTCATTCTGTACCTGCGCGTTGTTCACTCGGTCGATTTCTACAACCACTGCGAGTACCCGTACGAGGACGAAATGCCCAACCGGTGCGGAATCATCCACGCCCGTGGCCCCGCCCCCCAGAACAAGGTCACCACCAACGAGCTCCAGGAGTACGTGCGCACCTTCGAGGGCAAAATGGGCTCCTTCCTGGCCCGCGTCAGCACCCTCGAGGAGGAAGAGATGAAAAAGCTCGGCGCCAAGGACTGCGAAGCCGAGGTGGAAAAGTTCATCCAGGCCAACACCCAGGAACTGGCCAAGGACAAGTGGCTCTGCCCGCTGTCCGGCAAAAAGTTCAAAGGTCCCGACTTTGTGCGCAAACACATCTTCAACAAGCACGGCGAAAAGGTCGACGAGGTGCGCAAGGAGGTCGAGTACTTCAACAACTACCTCAAGGACGCCAAGCGGCCCCAGCTACCCGAACATCCGGGTAACACGAAGAAGGCGGCCGGCGATCACGGCGCACCATCCGGCGGAGG CTACCGCCAACCGTACGGCATGTCGCACGGATACGCCCCAATGTACTCTGCGTACGCGCCCCCCATGATGGCGCCGCGTGGCCGACCCGGATTCGGTCGTGGAGGAAG CGATTCGATGGTGGACGTTCGCCGTCCAATTGTGGCGTACAGCGATCTGGACAGTGCCAGTTTTAGCGATAGTTTCTTCTAG
- the LOC120429728 gene encoding zinc finger protein 791-like, producing the protein MQSEDSEEAVVIKDEPDDVEDPLDTSHPSAMIMEHEGQLVYQCPECDRQFDTDRAFSLHSEKHENIKNGTFQCKHCRKCCITLPFLRSHLWKAHKIITELTDSAGKRSYTKNKSSYCEICNKTFLSAHNYNSHMRRHRHLESGKYSCGICQKSYGTKSELNRHIKMHPPMGVCERSDIPRYCKNCNKHYASDVSFQHHLNYSMKKGQQIKRLKTHAERAASKNGEPGPSVQQMVVNVKSSNMPDHDYVGEPLQGGALDPSELVQVKLEGGD; encoded by the exons ATGCAATCCGAAGACTCAGAGGAAGCGGTGGTGATAAAGGATGAGCCAGATGATGTCGAGGACCCGTTGGATACGTCCCAC CCATCGGCAATGATCATGGAACACGAGGGACAGCTGGTTTACCAATGTCCGGAATGTGACCGGCAGTTTGATACCGATCGTGCCTTTTCCCTTCACTCGGAGAAGCACGAAAACATTAAGAACGGCACGTTTCAGTGCAAGCACTGTAGGAAG tgctgCATCACGCTACCGTTCCTGCGCAGCCACCTGTGGAAGGCGCACAAAATTATCACCGAGTTGACTGATTCCGCCGGCAAACGATCCTACACCAAAAACAAATCGTCTTACTGCGAAATATGCAACAAAACGTTCCTATCGGCGCACAATTACAATTCTCACATGCGCAGACATCGCCATCTCGAGTCCGGCAAGTACAGTTGCGGCATTTGTCAAAAGTCATACGGCACAAAGTCCGAACTAAACCGGCACATCAAGATGCACCCGCCCATGGGAGTGTGCGAACGGTCGGACATTCCACGTTACTGCAAGAATTGCAACAAACACTACGCGTCGGACGTTTCGTTTCAACACCATCTGAACTATTCGATGAAGAAAGGCCAGCAAATTAAGCGG CTAAAAACTCACGCCGAGAGGGCAGCAAGTAAAAACGGCGAACCTGGTCCAAGCGTTCAGCAAATGGTGGTCAACGTGAAAAGCAGTAATATGCCGGATCACGATTATGTTGGGGAGCCACTGCAGGGCGGTGCACTGGATCCATCCGAGTTGGTTCAGGTCAAGCTGGAGGGCGGCGATTGA
- the LOC120429158 gene encoding serrate RNA effector molecule homolog isoform X2, translating into MGDSDDEYDRKRRDKFRGERGSAGDSYPRGADRSERSRGRDDWPERGRPRQDYRDYRPPPRDRGYSPVREGPPMKRMRGEGWGDEGRGGRFGGHDSYGMYGGYGGGHDHYGGMHGGGGGGPYGHPAPMHQREPQSSGDMQTQPCMMTLKQFLATQDDAISDSEAIQKYNDYKLEFKRQQLNEFFVAHKDEEWFKIKYHPEESQKRKDEQFGFLKRRCDVFCEVLELGEVAKVTVDTSQADPLLRLLDTVVIKLEGGTDEDLKVLDEKPPPPVVPDVPTLKSLLPEKPKLEIKREPLDDGIKKEKISIKEEKMEEEKDGAEESAKDGVEKEGEVEGEKEAEEKGVGEEQVGEAEVAKGAEEEEDSTRKKDRRKRSRSDSNSSSSSSSSSSSSDSEDEKEKEKKDEEEGVKEGQVEGEPAAEKPVDEDETPKSPKAVEEPEAAESNGHKSGDEEAGRKDDEPEKMDTEEVGAAAAVAPEETPAEADKEGEAEKDKEAGEKSGAQGEATETVDLVKDSNTSSSPRALHRTSSIFLRNLAPSITKLEVEAMCKRYNGFLRVAIADPLLERRWFRRGWVTFRRDVNIKEICWNLNNIRLRDCELGAIVNKDLSRRVRPVNGITCHKMIVRSDIKLCAKIAHNLDDKAGLWKDSTEDNNGGQGEKNGEFFGLNSKNPVLQNITDYLIEEASAEEDELLGLSEAEAKKTTDGELVERDAQLLEVLDKLILYLRVVHSVDFYNHCEYPYEDEMPNRCGIIHARGPAPQNKVTTNELQEYVRTFEGKMGSFLARVSTLEEEEMKKLGAKDCEAEVEKFIQANTQELAKDKWLCPLSGKKFKGPDFVRKHIFNKHGEKVDEVRKEVEYFNNYLKDAKRPQLPEHPGNTKKAAGDHGAPSGGGYRQPYGMSHGYAPMYSAYAPPMMAPRGRPGFGRGGRMGNDYRPVIHYRDLDAPREPDEFI; encoded by the exons ATGGGCGATTCCGACGACGAGTACGACCGCAAGCGGCGCGACAAGTTCCGCGGCGAGCGCGGCAGTGCCGGTGACAGCTACCCGCGCGGAGCGGACCGTTCGGAGCGATCGCGCGGCCGAGACGATTGGCCGGAGCG TGGACGACCCCGGCAAGACTACCGTGACTATCGGCCACCGCCGCGGGACCGCGGCTACTCGCCGGTGCGCGAGGGTCCTCCGATGAAGCGGATGCGCGGCGAAGGCTGGGGTGACGAGGGACGGGGTGGCCGCTTCGGGGGTCACGACTCGTACGGGATGTACGGAGGTTATGGCGGAGGCCACGACCACTACGGTGGGATGCACGGGGGTGGCGGTGGCGGCCCGTACGGCCATCCGGCGCCGATGCATCAGAG GGAACCGCAATCCTCCGGCGACATGCAAACCCAGCCGTGCATGATGACGCTGAAGCAGTTCCTGGCCACCCAGGACGATGCCATCTCGGACTCGGAGGCGATCCAGAAGTACAACGACTACAAGCTCGAGTTCAAGCGCCAACAGTTGAACGAGTTCTTTGTGGCTCACAAAGACGAGGAATG GTTCAAGATCAAGTACCATCCGGAGGAATCGCAAAAACGAAAGgacgagcagtttggcttcttAAAG CGCCGCTGCGACGTCTTCTGCGAGGTGCTGGAGCTGGGCGAGGTCGCCAAGGTCACGGTGGACACGAGCCAGGCCGATCCGCTGCTCCGCCTGCTGGACACCGTCGTCATCAAGCTCGAGGGCGGCACCGACGAGGACCTGAAGGTGCTGGACGAGAAGCCCCCGCCGCCGGTGGTTCCGGATGTTCCGACGCTCAAATCGCTGCTGCCCGAGAAGCCCAAGCTGGAGATCAAGCGGGAACCGCTGGACGACGGGATAAAGAAGGAGAAGATTTCGATCAAGGAGGAAAAGATGGAGGAGGAGAAGGACGGGGCGGAGGAGAGCGCAAAGGATGGGGTTGAGAAAGAGGGGGAGGTGGAGGGGGAGAAGGAGGCGGAGGAGAAGGGGGTTGGGGAGGAGCAAGTTGGGGAAGCGGAAGTGGCGAAAGGAGCCGAGGAGGAAGAGGATTCTACGAGAAAGAAGGATCGTAGAAAGCGCAGCCGGTCGGATTCCAACTCCAGCTCGTCGAGTTCGTCCAGTTCGAGTTCGAGCGACTCCGAGGATGAGAAGGAAAAGGAGAAAAAGGACGAGGAAGAGGGGGTAAAGGAGGGTCAAGTGGAGGGAGAGCCTGCCGCTGAGAAGCCGGTTGACGAGGATGAAACTCCGAAGAGTCCGAAGGCGGTTGAGGAACCGGAAGCGGCTGAGAGCAACGGGCACAAGAGTGGGGATGAAGAAGCTGGCAGGAAGGATGACGAGCCGGAGAAGATGGACACTGAAGAGGTTGGAGCTGCTGCTGCGGTGGCACCGGAGGAGACTCCGGCTGAGGCGGACAAGGAAGGTGAAGCGGAAAAAGACAAGGAAGCCGGTGAGAAGAGTGGTGCGCAGGGAGAAGCTACGGAGACGGTTGATTTGGTCAAGGACAGCAATACTTCTAGCAGTCCGCGTGCGCTGCATCGAACGAGTTCGATTTTCCTGCGGAATTTGGCCCCGTCAATCACGAAACTGGAGGTTGAAGCCATGTGCAAGCGTTACAACGGATTTCTGCGGGTTGCGATCGCCGACCCGCTGCTGGAGCGACGTTGGTTCCGGCGTGGGTGGGTCACGTTCCGGCGCGATGTCAACATTAAGGAGATTTGCTGGAATTTGAACAACATCCGGCTGCGGGACTGCGAGTTGGGAGCGATCGTCAACAAGGACTTGAGCAGGCGGGTTCGCCCGGTGAACGGCATCACGTGCCACAAGATGATCGTCCGAAGTGACATTAAGCTGTGCGCCAAGATTGCGCACAATTTGGACGACAAGGCCGGTCTGTGGAAGGACTCGACGGAGGATAATAACGGAGGTCAAGGAGAAAAGAATGGAGAGTTCTTCGGTCTCAACTCGAAGAACCCTGTTCTGCAGAACATCACCGACTACCTGATCGAGGAAGCTTCCGCCGAGGAGGACGAACTGCTGGGACTGTCGGAGGCCGAGGCCAAGAAGACCACCGACGGCGAACTCGTCGAACGCGACGCCCAGCTGCTCGAAGTTCTGGACAAGCTCATTCTGTACCTGCGCGTTGTTCACTCGGTCGATTTCTACAACCACTGCGAGTACCCGTACGAGGACGAAATGCCCAACCGGTGCGGAATCATCCACGCCCGTGGCCCCGCCCCCCAGAACAAGGTCACCACCAACGAGCTCCAGGAGTACGTGCGCACCTTCGAGGGCAAAATGGGCTCCTTCCTGGCCCGCGTCAGCACCCTCGAGGAGGAAGAGATGAAAAAGCTCGGCGCCAAGGACTGCGAAGCCGAGGTGGAAAAGTTCATCCAGGCCAACACCCAGGAACTGGCCAAGGACAAGTGGCTCTGCCCGCTGTCCGGCAAAAAGTTCAAAGGTCCCGACTTTGTGCGCAAACACATCTTCAACAAGCACGGCGAAAAGGTCGACGAGGTGCGCAAGGAGGTCGAGTACTTCAACAACTACCTCAAGGACGCCAAGCGGCCCCAGCTACCCGAACATCCGGGTAACACGAAGAAGGCGGCCGGCGATCACGGCGCACCATCCGGCGGAGG CTACCGCCAACCGTACGGCATGTCGCACGGATACGCCCCAATGTACTCTGCGTACGCGCCCCCCATGATGGCGCCGCGTGGCCGACCCGGATTCGGTCGTGGAGGAAG AATGGGCAACGACTACCGTCCGGTGATTCACTATCGCGATCTGGACGCACCGCGCGAACCGGACGAGTTTATCTAA